A stretch of Candidatus Zixiibacteriota bacterium DNA encodes these proteins:
- a CDS encoding PhoH family protein: protein MEVKNVDPRILFASNNNLIKTIEAGFDVQIVARGETVTITGPDAHLAEILFYDLFERLQRKGEISEQYLNYAITFIKESGQGPAAELDIATALTSIYKADIKPKTIGQKEYLEAIEKHDIVFGIGPAGTGKTYLAVAEAVAGLRNKAFGRIILVRPAVEAGESLGFLPGDIRAKVDPYLRPVYDALHDMLPADKIKKLMELGVIEIVPLAFMRGRTLNSAFVILDEAQNTTVAQMKMFLTRIGEGSKAVVTGDVTQIDLDRKRISGLIAIQKILKDIPEIKFIYLSDKDVVRHRLVKQIIRAFDRYENRQR, encoded by the coding sequence ATCGAGGTTAAGAACGTCGATCCGCGAATCTTATTCGCGAGCAATAACAATCTGATCAAGACGATCGAGGCCGGATTTGATGTGCAAATCGTGGCTCGGGGCGAGACGGTCACGATCACGGGGCCGGATGCACATCTGGCCGAGATTCTCTTCTACGATCTGTTCGAACGCTTGCAGCGTAAGGGCGAGATTTCGGAGCAATATCTCAATTACGCGATTACCTTCATCAAGGAGTCTGGGCAGGGGCCGGCCGCTGAGCTTGATATTGCCACCGCGCTGACGAGCATCTACAAAGCCGACATCAAGCCCAAGACGATCGGCCAGAAGGAATACCTCGAAGCGATCGAGAAGCACGATATCGTGTTCGGCATCGGCCCGGCCGGTACCGGTAAGACCTATCTTGCTGTAGCTGAAGCAGTTGCCGGGCTGCGGAATAAGGCCTTTGGCCGCATTATCCTGGTGCGACCGGCGGTGGAGGCGGGAGAATCGTTGGGATTCTTGCCGGGGGACATCCGCGCCAAGGTCGACCCCTATCTTCGTCCAGTTTATGACGCTCTACACGACATGCTTCCTGCCGATAAAATAAAGAAGCTGATGGAATTAGGCGTAATCGAGATCGTTCCATTGGCCTTCATGCGCGGTCGCACGCTCAACAGCGCATTTGTGATATTGGATGAAGCGCAGAACACGACGGTCGCACAAATGAAAATGTTCTTGACGCGTATTGGTGAGGGCTCGAAAGCCGTTGTCACGGGGGACGTGACGCAGATCGATCTCGACAGGAAGCGGATATCAGGACTGATTGCCATTCAGAAGATTCTCAAGGACATTCCCGAGATCAAGTTCATCTATCTCTCGGACAAGGACGTCGTGCGGCACCGCCTGGTGAAGCAGATCATCCGCGCGTTTGACCGCTACGAGAATCGCCAGAGATAA